Proteins co-encoded in one Paraburkholderia edwinii genomic window:
- a CDS encoding DHA2 family efflux MFS transporter permease subunit yields MTKDSKHTALLWIVATGFFMQALDTTIVNTALPSIAHSLGVPALALQPIVVAYTLTMALLTPASGWLADRFGTRRVYFVAILLFVIGSLCCSSAHTLGQLILARVLQGIGGSMLLPIGRLAVLRTITGEQYVSALALISVAGQVGPILGPTLGGWFVEAFSWHWIFLINVPIGAVGVIAVNRYLPDGVSRDAPPFDVIGCALLSLCMVACSLAIDVPMQTHRVEWSVGLFVLGLAAAFVYIPYARRAKNPLFRLGLFREPNFSVGLIGNLVCRIGSSAVPFLVPLLLQLQLGYTPLHSGLMMLPSALAGTVAKRWIAPLIRRYGYEAFLLVNTLIVGSSIVAFALFSRGTPIAIEIAVLAIFGAANSMQFAAMNSVTLKGLTIADAGSGNSLFSMVQMLAIGLGVSIGGGLVNLFTDQWNSAALGFRLSFACVGAITLVSALVFRRLDNETGRPVPIAARAAQR; encoded by the coding sequence ATGACCAAAGATTCCAAGCACACGGCGTTGCTATGGATCGTCGCTACCGGCTTCTTCATGCAAGCGCTGGACACGACGATCGTCAACACCGCTTTACCTTCCATTGCCCACAGCCTGGGCGTCCCCGCACTCGCGCTGCAGCCGATCGTCGTCGCGTACACACTTACGATGGCACTGCTCACGCCGGCATCGGGCTGGCTCGCCGATCGCTTCGGCACGCGGCGCGTCTATTTCGTCGCGATTCTGCTGTTCGTGATCGGTTCGTTGTGTTGCTCGAGCGCGCACACGCTCGGTCAACTGATCCTTGCGCGCGTGCTGCAGGGCATCGGCGGCTCGATGCTGCTGCCGATCGGGCGCCTCGCGGTGCTGCGCACGATCACAGGCGAGCAATACGTATCGGCGCTTGCGTTGATCTCGGTGGCAGGCCAGGTCGGTCCGATTCTGGGGCCCACGCTCGGCGGCTGGTTTGTCGAAGCGTTCTCGTGGCACTGGATCTTTCTGATCAACGTGCCGATCGGCGCGGTCGGCGTGATCGCGGTGAACCGCTATCTGCCCGACGGCGTCTCGCGCGACGCGCCGCCGTTCGATGTAATCGGCTGCGCGCTGCTGTCGCTGTGCATGGTCGCGTGTTCGCTCGCGATCGACGTGCCGATGCAGACGCATCGCGTCGAATGGTCGGTGGGCCTTTTCGTGCTGGGTCTCGCGGCAGCGTTCGTCTATATCCCGTACGCGCGGCGCGCGAAGAATCCGCTGTTCCGGCTCGGGCTCTTTCGCGAACCGAACTTTAGCGTCGGGCTGATCGGCAACCTCGTGTGCCGGATCGGTTCGAGCGCCGTGCCGTTTCTCGTGCCGCTGCTGCTGCAACTGCAACTCGGCTATACGCCGTTGCATTCGGGGCTCATGATGTTGCCGTCCGCGCTTGCGGGCACGGTCGCGAAACGCTGGATCGCGCCGCTGATTCGCCGCTACGGCTACGAAGCATTCCTGCTCGTGAACACGCTGATTGTCGGCAGTTCGATCGTTGCGTTCGCACTGTTTTCGCGCGGCACGCCGATCGCCATCGAGATTGCCGTGCTCGCGATCTTCGGCGCGGCGAACTCGATGCAGTTCGCCGCGATGAACAGCGTCACGTTGAAGGGGCTGACCATCGCCGATGCGGGCAGCGGCAACAGCCTCTTTTCGATGGTGCAGATGCTTGCGATCGGTCTTGGCGTTTCGATCGGCGGTGGCCTCGTCAATCTGTTTACGGACCAGTGGAACTCGGCCGCGCTCGGCTTCAGGCTCAGCTTCGCGTGCGTCGGCGCGATCACGCTAGTGTCGGCACTTGTGTTCCGGCGGCTCGACAATGAAACGGGCCGCCCGGTGCCGATCGCAGCGCGCGCCGCGCAACGCTAA
- a CDS encoding DNA translocase FtsK gives MAKATYSANAQALPHRMSRLFTEIRWILQVALGVFLLMALVSYSRHDPSWTHAAQVDRIANWAGRVGAWTSDILLLLFGMSAYWWVVLLARRISANYRRITRNETIDEDAPRDHTWLAEAGAFVLVLLACDGIEALRMWSLKVQLPRAPGGVVGEAVARAVSHALGFTGGTLALLIVLAIGLSLYFRFSWLSVAERVGESIISAVTLAKLRREAVRDRKAGEAAAVKREGKVEQSRVKIEEHEPVTIVPPVITPEKSVRVEKERQVPLFTDLPGDSTLPPIALLDPASATQETISADTLEFTSRLIEKKLKDFGVDVSVVAAYPGPVVTRYEIEPATGVKGSQIVNLAKDLARSLSLVSIRVVETIPGKNFMALELPNQRRQTVRLSEILGSAVYADAASPLTMGLGKDIGGNSVCADLAKMPHLLVAGTTGSGKSVGINAMILSLLYKASADQVRMILIDPKMLEMSVYEGIPHLLCPVVTDMRQAGHALNWTVAEMERRYKLMSKLGVRNLAGYNNKIDEATKREEKIPNPFSLTPDDPDPLSRLPHIVVVIDELADLMMVVGKKVEELIARIAQKARAAGIHLILATQRPSVDVITGLIKANVPTRMAFQVSSKIDSRTILDQQGAESLLGMGDMLYLPPGSGLPIRVHGAFVSDDEVHRVVDKLKEQGEPNYIEGILEGGVSGEGDEGSAEGAGGGAGGGEADPLYDQAVEIVIKNRRASISLVQRHLRIGYNRAARLLEQMEQSGLVSAMSSNGNREILVPAREAE, from the coding sequence ATGGCAAAAGCTACCTATTCCGCGAACGCGCAGGCATTGCCTCACCGGATGTCGCGCCTCTTCACCGAAATCCGCTGGATTCTGCAGGTTGCGCTCGGCGTTTTCCTGCTGATGGCTCTCGTCAGCTACAGCCGGCACGATCCGAGCTGGACGCATGCGGCGCAGGTCGACCGCATCGCGAACTGGGCCGGCCGCGTCGGCGCCTGGACTTCCGACATCCTGCTGCTGCTGTTCGGCATGTCCGCCTACTGGTGGGTCGTGCTGCTTGCGCGGCGCATCTCGGCGAACTATCGCCGTATCACCCGCAACGAAACCATCGACGAAGACGCACCGCGCGACCACACCTGGCTCGCCGAAGCGGGCGCGTTCGTGCTCGTTCTGCTGGCCTGCGACGGCATCGAAGCATTGCGCATGTGGTCGCTCAAGGTGCAACTGCCGCGTGCGCCGGGCGGCGTGGTCGGCGAGGCGGTGGCGCGCGCGGTGTCGCATGCGCTCGGCTTCACGGGCGGCACACTGGCACTGCTGATCGTGCTTGCAATCGGCTTGTCGCTGTATTTCCGCTTCTCGTGGCTTTCGGTGGCCGAGCGCGTCGGCGAATCGATCATTTCCGCGGTCACGCTCGCGAAGTTGCGCCGCGAGGCGGTGCGCGACCGCAAGGCCGGTGAAGCCGCCGCGGTGAAGCGCGAGGGCAAGGTCGAGCAGAGCCGCGTGAAGATCGAGGAGCACGAGCCGGTCACGATCGTGCCACCGGTGATCACGCCCGAGAAGTCCGTGCGTGTCGAAAAGGAACGGCAGGTGCCGCTTTTCACCGATCTGCCCGGCGACTCGACGCTGCCGCCGATCGCGTTGCTCGACCCGGCGTCCGCGACCCAGGAAACCATTTCGGCCGACACGCTCGAGTTCACGTCGCGCCTGATCGAAAAGAAGCTCAAGGATTTCGGCGTCGACGTGAGCGTGGTCGCCGCGTATCCGGGGCCGGTCGTCACACGCTACGAAATCGAGCCCGCGACGGGCGTGAAGGGCAGCCAGATCGTCAATCTCGCAAAGGACCTGGCGCGCTCGTTGTCGCTGGTGTCGATTCGCGTGGTCGAGACGATTCCCGGCAAGAACTTCATGGCGCTCGAGCTACCGAACCAGCGCCGCCAGACGGTGCGTCTGTCCGAAATTCTCGGCTCGGCCGTTTATGCGGACGCGGCCTCGCCGCTCACAATGGGCCTCGGCAAGGACATCGGCGGCAATTCGGTCTGCGCCGATCTGGCGAAGATGCCGCACCTGCTGGTAGCCGGCACGACCGGCTCGGGCAAGTCGGTCGGTATCAACGCAATGATTCTGTCGCTGCTCTACAAGGCGAGCGCCGACCAGGTCCGCATGATCCTGATCGATCCGAAGATGCTCGAAATGAGCGTCTACGAGGGCATTCCGCATCTGCTGTGTCCGGTGGTGACCGATATGCGGCAGGCGGGGCATGCGCTCAACTGGACCGTCGCCGAGATGGAGCGCCGCTACAAGTTGATGAGCAAGCTCGGCGTGCGTAACCTCGCCGGCTACAACAACAAGATCGACGAAGCGACGAAGCGCGAAGAAAAGATCCCGAATCCGTTCAGCCTCACGCCTGACGATCCGGACCCGCTGTCGCGGCTGCCGCATATCGTCGTCGTGATCGACGAACTGGCCGATCTGATGATGGTGGTCGGCAAGAAGGTCGAAGAGCTGATCGCGCGAATCGCGCAGAAGGCGCGCGCGGCCGGCATCCATCTGATTCTCGCGACGCAGCGTCCGTCGGTCGACGTGATCACGGGCCTGATCAAGGCCAACGTGCCGACGCGGATGGCGTTCCAGGTGTCGTCGAAAATCGACTCGCGCACGATTCTCGACCAGCAGGGCGCCGAATCGCTGCTCGGCATGGGCGACATGCTGTATCTGCCGCCGGGCAGCGGCTTGCCGATTCGCGTGCACGGCGCGTTCGTGTCCGACGACGAAGTCCATCGCGTCGTCGACAAGCTCAAGGAGCAGGGCGAGCCGAACTATATCGAGGGCATTCTCGAAGGCGGCGTGTCGGGCGAGGGCGACGAGGGCTCGGCGGAAGGCGCGGGCGGCGGCGCCGGTGGTGGTGAAGCGGATCCTCTTTACGACCAGGCGGTCGAAATCGTCATCAAGAATCGCCGCGCGTCCATTTCGCTCGTGCAGCGCCATCTGCGGATCGGTTATAACCGTGCCGCGCGGCTGCTCGAACAGATGGAGCAGTCAGGGCTCGTATCGGCGATGTCGTCGAACGGCAACCGCGAAATTCTTGTGCCGGCGCGCGAGGCCGAATGA
- a CDS encoding DUF4148 domain-containing protein: MKNIRLAAVCASALVFVSFGAHAQSSRVTRAQVNAELAQLEAAGYNGEKVTYPNHLQATQRRIEASNAAQMNNAAGGYGGVAPGSSGQ, encoded by the coding sequence ATGAAGAACATCCGTCTCGCTGCTGTCTGCGCATCGGCGCTCGTATTCGTTTCGTTCGGCGCGCATGCACAGTCGTCACGAGTGACGCGCGCGCAGGTCAATGCGGAACTCGCACAACTGGAGGCTGCCGGCTATAACGGCGAAAAGGTGACCTATCCGAACCATCTGCAAGCCACTCAACGCCGCATCGAAGCGTCGAATGCCGCGCAAATGAACAATGCCGCGGGCGGTTATGGCGGCGTCGCGCCGGGTAGTTCAGGCCAGTAA
- a CDS encoding methyl-accepting chemotaxis protein, whose amino-acid sequence MFRNITIRIRLALAMGFLGLLMIVGAILGVVGIAMSNSDQKELYTDQLASATALGKYDFYVARGRLVLDRIAAQPDSPDVANLQQRAKEQFDVADKAWQTYRALPAGADEARLSDEVEAKRAEAMSGPVAQVYAAIDRHDTAALSELISHKMTAPFNEVTDRTAQLEAMQAEQARALYEAAQKRFDAILVIAAAGLAVGLAMAVFAWYTLQKSIAGPLGDALRHFRHIADGDLSHRIEVRSRDEMGRLMEGLQSMQTRLTETITVVRDSAQSIATATKQISAGNIDLSQRTEEQAASLGETASSMTELTSTVRQNTENARQATNLAREATSVAQTGSEVISQVVSTMGEINGSSRQIADIIGVIEGIAFQTNILALNAAVEAARAGEEGRGFAVVAGEVRTLAQRSGAAAKEIKALIDKSVERVGNGTELVGRAGRTMDEINEAVRRVSEITVEISAASEEQSDGIEQVTQAVTQMDSVTQQNAALVEEAAAAAASLREQAERMNGVVSVFRTGAQSRAF is encoded by the coding sequence ATGTTCAGAAATATCACGATCCGTATCCGTCTCGCGCTTGCGATGGGATTTCTCGGCTTGCTGATGATCGTCGGCGCAATCCTCGGCGTGGTTGGTATCGCAATGAGCAACAGCGACCAGAAAGAGCTCTATACGGATCAGCTTGCGTCGGCGACTGCGCTCGGCAAATACGATTTTTACGTTGCGCGCGGCCGTCTCGTGCTCGATCGCATCGCCGCGCAGCCCGATAGCCCTGACGTCGCGAATCTGCAGCAGCGCGCGAAAGAGCAGTTCGATGTCGCCGACAAGGCGTGGCAGACTTATCGCGCGCTTCCCGCCGGCGCCGACGAAGCGCGCCTCAGCGATGAAGTCGAAGCGAAGCGTGCCGAAGCGATGTCGGGACCGGTCGCGCAGGTGTATGCGGCGATCGACCGGCACGATACGGCGGCTTTAAGCGAACTGATTTCGCACAAGATGACCGCGCCGTTCAATGAAGTGACCGACCGCACCGCGCAACTCGAAGCGATGCAGGCCGAACAGGCGCGTGCGCTTTACGAGGCCGCGCAAAAACGCTTCGACGCGATTCTCGTGATTGCGGCCGCCGGTCTCGCTGTCGGTCTCGCCATGGCGGTGTTCGCGTGGTACACGCTGCAGAAGTCGATCGCGGGGCCGCTTGGCGATGCGTTGCGTCACTTCCGGCATATCGCCGATGGCGACCTGAGCCATCGCATCGAAGTGCGTTCGCGCGACGAGATGGGCCGTCTGATGGAAGGGCTGCAGTCGATGCAGACGCGGCTCACCGAGACGATCACCGTGGTGCGCGACAGCGCGCAGTCGATCGCTACCGCAACCAAACAGATCTCGGCCGGCAATATCGATCTGTCGCAACGCACCGAAGAACAGGCCGCGTCGCTCGGTGAAACCGCGTCGAGCATGACCGAACTGACGTCGACGGTGCGCCAGAACACCGAGAACGCGCGTCAGGCGACAAATCTCGCGCGCGAGGCGACGAGCGTCGCGCAGACGGGCAGCGAGGTGATCTCGCAGGTCGTGTCGACGATGGGCGAGATCAACGGCAGCTCACGGCAGATCGCCGACATCATCGGTGTGATCGAAGGCATTGCGTTCCAGACCAATATTCTCGCGCTGAACGCGGCCGTCGAGGCGGCGCGCGCGGGCGAGGAAGGGCGCGGCTTCGCGGTCGTGGCGGGTGAAGTGCGCACGCTTGCTCAGCGCAGCGGCGCCGCGGCCAAGGAGATCAAGGCGTTGATCGACAAGTCGGTCGAGCGCGTCGGCAACGGCACCGAGCTGGTCGGCCGCGCGGGCAGAACGATGGACGAAATCAATGAGGCCGTGCGGCGCGTGTCTGAAATTACCGTTGAGATTTCGGCGGCTTCGGAAGAGCAGAGCGACGGGATCGAGCAGGTCACGCAGGCCGTGACGCAAATGGATTCGGTCACGCAGCAGAATGCGGCGCTTGTTGAAGAGGCGGCGGCCGCCGCGGCGTCGTTGCGCGAACAGGCGGAGCGGATGAACGGCGTGGTCAGTGTGTTCAGGACCGGCGCGCAGTCGCGGGCGTTCTGA
- the trxB gene encoding thioredoxin-disulfide reductase: MPASTTKHAKVLILGSGPAGYTAAVYAARANLSPVLVTGLAQGGQLMTTTDVENWPADPNGVQGPELMQRFLEHAERFNTEIIFDHIHTAKLNEKPIRLIGDSGEYTCDALIIATGASAQYLGLPSEELFMGRGVSACATCDGFFYKQQHVAVVGGGNTAVEEALYLSGIANKVTVIHRRDKFRAEPILIDRLLEKEKEGVVEIKWNHTLDEVKGDDGGVNAVRIKHAQTGETTDIALQGLFVAIGHKPNTDIFEGQLEMKNGYIITKCGLQGNATATSVPGVFAAGDVQDHVYRQAITSAGTGCMAALDAQRYLESIHESIGERAMSAEAER, translated from the coding sequence ATGCCAGCATCCACGACAAAACACGCAAAGGTCCTGATTCTCGGTTCCGGCCCGGCCGGCTACACGGCCGCGGTCTATGCGGCGCGGGCCAACCTGTCGCCGGTGCTCGTCACGGGTCTCGCGCAAGGCGGGCAGCTCATGACCACGACCGACGTCGAAAACTGGCCGGCCGATCCGAACGGCGTGCAGGGTCCGGAGCTGATGCAGCGCTTCCTCGAACACGCCGAGCGTTTCAACACCGAGATCATCTTCGACCATATCCATACGGCGAAGCTCAATGAAAAGCCGATCCGTCTGATCGGCGATTCGGGCGAGTACACGTGCGATGCGCTGATTATCGCGACCGGCGCATCGGCGCAGTATCTGGGTCTGCCGTCCGAAGAGCTGTTCATGGGCCGCGGCGTGTCCGCGTGCGCGACGTGCGACGGGTTCTTCTACAAGCAGCAGCACGTCGCCGTGGTCGGCGGCGGCAACACCGCGGTGGAAGAAGCGCTGTACCTTTCCGGCATCGCGAACAAGGTCACCGTGATCCACCGCCGCGACAAGTTCCGCGCCGAGCCGATCCTGATCGACCGCCTGCTCGAGAAGGAGAAGGAAGGCGTCGTCGAAATCAAATGGAACCATACGCTCGACGAGGTGAAGGGCGACGACGGCGGCGTGAACGCCGTGCGCATCAAGCACGCGCAAACGGGCGAGACGACCGACATCGCACTGCAGGGCCTGTTCGTGGCGATCGGCCACAAGCCGAACACCGACATCTTCGAAGGGCAGCTCGAGATGAAGAACGGCTACATCATCACGAAGTGCGGGCTGCAAGGCAACGCGACCGCGACGAGCGTGCCGGGCGTGTTCGCCGCTGGCGACGTGCAGGACCACGTCTATCGTCAGGCGATCACGAGCGCGGGCACGGGCTGCATGGCCGCGCTCGATGCACAGCGTTACCTTGAAAGCATTCACGAGTCGATCGGCGAGCGCGCAATGAGCGCGGAAGCCGAGCGGTAA
- the speB gene encoding agmatinase, producing the protein MNKSSFVSPDLSSERPQPLSGNVMPRCGGITTMMRLPNAGSPQGLDACFVGVPFDLGTSNRTGARFGPRQIRSESVLLRPYNMATRAAPFDSLRVADIGDVAINPYNLHDSIARIETAYDEILAHGVKPVTLGGDHTIALPILRAMHRQHGKLALIHVDAHADVNDTMMGEKIAHGTPFRRAVEEGLLDCERVVQIGLRGTGYAAEDFDWCRDQGFEVVQAEACWNQSLAPLMARVRERIGAAPVYITFDIDGIDPAFAPGTGTPEIAGLTVPQALEIIRGARGLNVVGADLVEVAPPYDPFGTTALLGANLAFELLCVLPGVEYRAARGR; encoded by the coding sequence ATGAACAAGTCGTCCTTTGTCTCCCCGGACCTGTCGTCCGAACGCCCGCAGCCGCTCTCGGGCAACGTGATGCCCCGATGCGGCGGCATCACCACGATGATGCGTTTGCCTAATGCGGGCTCTCCGCAAGGGCTCGACGCGTGTTTCGTCGGCGTGCCGTTCGATCTCGGCACGTCGAACCGCACCGGCGCGCGCTTCGGGCCGCGCCAGATCCGCAGCGAATCGGTGCTGCTGCGGCCATACAACATGGCCACCCGCGCCGCGCCGTTCGATTCGCTGCGAGTCGCCGACATCGGCGACGTCGCGATCAACCCCTACAACCTGCACGATTCGATCGCACGCATCGAAACCGCTTACGACGAAATCCTCGCGCACGGCGTCAAGCCGGTCACGCTCGGCGGCGACCATACGATCGCGCTGCCGATCCTGCGCGCGATGCATCGACAGCACGGCAAGCTCGCGCTGATTCACGTCGACGCGCACGCGGACGTCAACGACACGATGATGGGCGAGAAGATCGCGCACGGCACGCCGTTCAGGCGCGCCGTCGAAGAGGGTTTGCTCGACTGCGAGCGGGTCGTGCAGATCGGCCTGCGCGGCACCGGCTATGCAGCCGAAGACTTCGACTGGTGCCGCGACCAAGGTTTCGAGGTGGTGCAGGCGGAAGCCTGCTGGAACCAGTCGCTCGCGCCGCTGATGGCACGCGTGCGCGAACGGATCGGCGCTGCGCCGGTGTATATCACCTTCGATATCGACGGGATCGACCCGGCCTTTGCGCCCGGCACCGGCACGCCGGAGATCGCGGGGTTGACCGTGCCCCAGGCGCTCGAGATTATTCGCGGCGCGCGTGGGCTCAATGTGGTCGGCGCGGATCTCGTCGAAGTCGCGCCGCCGTACGACCCATTCGGCACGACGGCGCTGCTGGGTGCGAATCTCGCGTTTGAATTGCTGTGCGTGCTGCCCGGCGTTGAGTATCGGGCGGCGCGCGGGCGCTGA
- a CDS encoding PepSY domain-containing protein, whose product MLKLIAVVAAVGFSGAAFAKADCVAHPKDEWMKESDARAQLEGQGYKIKKFKVDGHCYEIYGTNKEGKKVEIYFDTKTLDVVKSEID is encoded by the coding sequence ATGCTCAAGTTGATTGCGGTGGTTGCGGCGGTCGGTTTTTCGGGGGCGGCGTTCGCCAAGGCGGACTGCGTCGCGCATCCGAAAGACGAATGGATGAAAGAGTCCGACGCGCGCGCGCAACTCGAAGGGCAGGGCTACAAGATCAAAAAATTCAAGGTCGATGGCCACTGCTATGAGATCTACGGCACGAACAAGGAGGGCAAGAAGGTCGAAATCTACTTCGATACGAAAACGCTCGATGTCGTGAAGTCGGAGATCGATTGA
- a CDS encoding acyltransferase family protein, which yields MKEPSSHRQHYHQLDALRGVAALSVVVSHFALVGPLEWASQSPFRVNSLGHQAVILFFILSGFVLTLQLRSSRSISYRDFLVKRICRIYLPYLVVLVATFSIVNAIDVKPIKWLGGWGNEVWSGPFTGTEIADHLLFIGKYRAGQMIPVIWTLIYELRISIVMPLVVAWVARVSARTSITVALCVSIVSFVLIYLEGDDPQGANFGGDWPMTLHYLGMFVVGAVLAVHRAAWRQWLMKTGGLRPVMVVSLLLYFLSRAALSMKLGPAGPFLYDWLVAAGSAGLICSSLVSARFASILEKRPFAFLGQISYSLYLTHTIVLLTVIHLMPSAGTMWRAILTAAVLEIPVATAMYLLIERRTIMLGQFLTARRSSSAARANQTY from the coding sequence ATGAAAGAACCGAGTTCCCATCGTCAGCACTACCATCAGCTCGATGCGCTACGCGGCGTCGCTGCGCTGTCGGTAGTGGTGAGTCATTTCGCCCTGGTTGGCCCGCTCGAGTGGGCCTCCCAGTCGCCTTTTCGCGTCAATTCTTTGGGTCATCAGGCAGTTATTCTCTTTTTTATATTGAGTGGTTTCGTTTTGACTTTGCAGTTGCGCTCCAGCCGAAGTATTTCGTATAGAGATTTCCTGGTCAAACGGATTTGCCGGATTTATTTGCCGTATCTGGTGGTGCTGGTCGCGACTTTCTCGATCGTGAACGCGATCGATGTAAAGCCGATCAAATGGCTGGGCGGCTGGGGTAATGAGGTGTGGAGTGGTCCGTTCACCGGCACGGAGATCGCGGATCACTTGCTCTTTATCGGGAAATACCGCGCAGGGCAGATGATTCCCGTTATCTGGACGCTGATCTACGAACTCCGGATTTCGATTGTCATGCCGCTTGTCGTCGCGTGGGTTGCGCGGGTCTCGGCGCGTACATCTATTACCGTCGCGCTGTGCGTTTCGATCGTGTCGTTCGTGCTGATTTACCTCGAAGGCGACGATCCGCAAGGCGCGAATTTCGGCGGCGACTGGCCGATGACGCTGCACTACCTCGGCATGTTTGTCGTTGGCGCGGTGCTCGCCGTGCATCGTGCGGCGTGGCGCCAGTGGCTGATGAAAACAGGCGGTCTGCGGCCGGTGATGGTGGTCTCGCTGCTGCTGTATTTTCTGTCGCGCGCGGCGCTGTCGATGAAGCTGGGTCCGGCCGGCCCGTTTCTGTACGACTGGCTCGTTGCCGCGGGTTCAGCGGGACTGATCTGCTCGTCGCTCGTGTCGGCGCGCTTTGCGTCGATACTCGAGAAGCGTCCGTTCGCGTTTCTCGGCCAGATCTCATACAGCCTGTACCTCACGCATACGATCGTGCTGTTGACGGTGATTCATCTGATGCCGTCTGCCGGCACCATGTGGCGCGCGATTCTGACCGCGGCCGTGCTCGAGATTCCGGTCGCGACCGCCATGTATCTTCTGATCGAGCGCCGTACGATCATGCTCGGCCAATTCCTGACCGCGCGTCGAAGTTCGAGCGCGGCGCGCGCCAATCAGACGTATTGA
- the lolA gene encoding outer membrane lipoprotein chaperone LolA, producing the protein MQHYVGGLDARFGDSRARGNFARAFVRRAGRVMASVAACATLFVASHAFASGTDQLKQFVSQVHSARGDFVQTEVRVPSNAKGASGTLSTQGMKGNTVSSGTFSFARPGKFIWQYQKPYEQLLQADGDKLYVYDKDLNQVTVRTLGGALGASPAAILFGSNDLEQNFTLKDAGVKAGIDWLELVPKSKDTQFQRIGIGFRDGNLEAMELHDVFGNVTLLKFSNIQKNPSLPADAFKFTVPKGADVING; encoded by the coding sequence ATGCAGCATTACGTCGGCGGGCTTGACGCCCGCTTCGGTGATTCCCGCGCGCGCGGCAACTTTGCGCGCGCGTTTGTGCGCCGTGCCGGCCGCGTCATGGCGAGCGTCGCGGCTTGCGCGACGCTCTTCGTCGCGTCGCACGCGTTCGCCAGCGGCACCGACCAGTTGAAGCAGTTCGTCTCGCAGGTTCATTCCGCGCGCGGCGACTTCGTGCAGACGGAAGTGCGCGTGCCGAGCAACGCGAAGGGCGCAAGCGGCACGCTGTCGACGCAGGGCATGAAGGGCAACACCGTGTCGAGCGGCACGTTCTCGTTCGCGCGTCCCGGCAAGTTCATCTGGCAGTATCAGAAGCCGTATGAACAGCTGCTGCAGGCCGACGGCGACAAGCTCTATGTCTACGACAAGGACCTGAACCAGGTGACGGTGCGCACGCTCGGCGGCGCGCTCGGCGCGAGTCCGGCGGCGATCCTGTTCGGCAGCAACGATCTCGAGCAGAACTTCACGTTGAAGGATGCTGGGGTGAAAGCGGGTATCGACTGGCTCGAACTGGTGCCAAAATCGAAAGATACGCAGTTCCAGCGCATCGGCATCGGCTTTCGCGACGGGAATCTCGAAGCGATGGAGCTGCACGACGTGTTCGGAAATGTGACGCTGCTGAAGTTCTCGAATATTCAGAAGAATCCATCGCTGCCGGCCGATGCGTTCAAGTTCACGGTGCCGAAAGGGGCGGACGTGATCAACGGCTAG
- a CDS encoding cytochrome b/b6 domain-containing protein, which yields MSDTARIRIWDWWVRVTHWVIAGIVIWNLFGPTDPLHRKLGYAAAALVGVRIVWGMIGTRYARFSAWWPTRSRLLAYLRSLASGKPSRHLSHNPLGALMALMLWVLVIALALTGWLMRLDAFWGEDWPQEIHTLLAVALEVCVCVHIAATIVMSVWTRENLIAAMLTGYKRTDKSTDKCTDTRSDARHDEGR from the coding sequence ATGTCCGACACCGCTCGAATCCGTATCTGGGACTGGTGGGTGCGAGTCACGCACTGGGTCATCGCGGGCATCGTGATCTGGAATCTGTTCGGCCCGACCGATCCGTTGCATCGCAAGCTCGGCTATGCGGCTGCTGCATTGGTCGGTGTGCGTATCGTATGGGGCATGATCGGCACACGTTACGCGCGCTTTTCTGCGTGGTGGCCTACCCGTTCGCGTCTGCTTGCGTATCTGCGCTCGCTTGCGTCAGGCAAGCCTTCGCGTCATCTGTCGCACAATCCGCTTGGCGCGTTGATGGCGCTGATGCTGTGGGTACTCGTAATCGCGCTGGCCTTGACGGGGTGGCTGATGCGGCTCGATGCGTTCTGGGGCGAAGACTGGCCTCAGGAAATTCACACGCTGCTCGCGGTCGCACTCGAAGTGTGCGTGTGTGTTCATATCGCCGCGACGATCGTGATGAGCGTCTGGACGCGCGAAAATCTGATTGCCGCGATGTTGACCGGCTACAAGCGCACGGACAAGAGTACCGACAAGTGCACTGACACGCGCAGCGACGCGCGCCATGACGAAGGGCGGTGA